A genome region from Gadus chalcogrammus isolate NIFS_2021 chromosome 7, NIFS_Gcha_1.0, whole genome shotgun sequence includes the following:
- the LOC130386316 gene encoding transcription factor 7-like 2, whose protein sequence is MPQLSSGGGDDMGANDEMIAFKDEGEQEEKIQENAFTERDLADLKSSLVNESEISQSPGAAVARRGQQPEPRCYVEKHREHLNGVTKQQDGGMYKTSYPGYPFLMLPDPYLQSSSMPPSVSLRRNLNSTANTHKHIHTHTHAQPKPSPQQVNIELIYSVSCVGSGLLVLALSGFLLLLLFTVSLSVFHRKCCAS, encoded by the exons ATGCCTCAGCTCAGTAGCGGCGGCGGGGACGACATGGGAGCCAACGATGAGATGATCGCTTTCAAGGACgaaggggagcaggaggagaagattCAAGAGAACGCgttcacagagagagacctggCGGACCTCAAGTCGTCCCTGGTCAACGAGTCCGAGATCAGTCAGAGTCCCGGCGCAGCG GTGGCCCGACGGGGACAGCAGCCCGAACCGAGGTGCTACgtggagaaacacagagagcatCTCAATGGAG taacaaaacaacaagatgGCGGCATGTACAAGACATCTTACCCGGGCTACCCCTTCCTCATGCTGCCAGACCCCTACCTGCAGAGCAGCTCCATGCCACCATCTGTAAGTCTCCGGCGTAACTTAAACTCTactgccaacacacacaaacacatacacacacacacacatgcacagcccAAGCCAAGTCCACAACAAGTCAATATAGAGTTAATATACAGTGTTTCCTGTGTAGGAAGTGGCTTGTTGGTGCTCGCGTTGAGTgggtttttgttgttgctgttgtttacTGTGTCTTTGAGCGTGTTTCATAGAAAATGTTGtgcttcataa